DNA from Halobaculum sp. XH14:
ATGGAACTCACCTTCCGGTTCGAGGAGCGGGACGACGGCCTCGTCTACGAGCAGGTCGAGGGGCCGCTCTCGACGCTCGAAACCACGATCACGGTCCGGCCGAAGAACGAGGGCGCGGAGCTGGTCGCCCGATCGACCGTCGCCGTGGGCGGTCCCGACGTCGTGGACCGACTGGCCGCCTGGAAGCGACGCGGCGAACTGGAACGCGGGCTGCTGGTGCTCTCCAAACGGGTCTGACCCGACGTCGTCTCGGCCGAGCGCGGTGATGGTCCATCCGTGCCGATTCGGCCGTGCACGGACCGCGGACGACCGCTCCTGAATTGAAGTGGCACGCGACGAGAGATCGGGCATGGGGCTCGTTAGCACGGTCGTCGAGGCGTTCGCCGCCTCGACGCAGTCGGCGAACCGCGGCGAACCGCGGCGAGGGCGGCGAGGAGACCTCGGCGGGAGCGTACTGGTGTCACGACTGCGGCGAGCGG
Protein-coding regions in this window:
- a CDS encoding SRPBCC family protein; amino-acid sequence: MRDVEVTRFVASSPPEVRRSLTPTAVVDAEGSFDVREVTETDDGTVLTAGRMGMELTFRFEERDDGLVYEQVEGPLSTLETTITVRPKNEGAELVARSTVAVGGPDVVDRLAAWKRRGELERGLLVLSKRV